One genomic region from Cellulomonas hominis encodes:
- a CDS encoding type II toxin-antitoxin system VapC family toxin — translation MRALADTHVLLWWLADDATLATVDERLAAHDDCTI, via the coding sequence GTGAGGGCGCTCGCCGACACGCACGTCCTGCTGTGGTGGCTCGCGGATGACGCGACGCTCGCGACGGTGGACGAGCGGCTCGCCGCGCACGACGACTGCACGATCTGA
- a CDS encoding carbohydrate ABC transporter permease: MTAVTAPAPTRPSRPHGTAPRGRRSNRRMIATSFTYAVLVVLAILYVYPFLIQVATSFKTDAEATQNAVALIPQTWSTAAYERLFLRSDFPLWFRNSVIVTLVVTLGRVFINSLAGYALARLRFRGRGLVFAGLVAVMAVPNVVLLIPKFLVIKQVGIYNSFAGLIVPLLADAAGIFIMKNFFESIPRSVEEAARLDGAGTFRVFWSVVLPMARPAVVTLVILSFQGSWNELAHFIVASQDPQLVTLTKGVAQLASGQLSQGNQYPLKLAAAAIMTIPVAVLFFVFQRRIMNQSAGAVKE; the protein is encoded by the coding sequence ATGACCGCCGTCACCGCCCCTGCCCCGACCCGGCCGTCCCGGCCGCACGGCACGGCCCCGCGCGGCCGGCGCAGCAACCGCCGGATGATCGCGACGTCGTTCACGTACGCCGTGCTGGTGGTCCTCGCGATCCTGTACGTCTACCCGTTCCTCATCCAGGTCGCCACGTCGTTCAAGACCGACGCCGAGGCCACGCAGAACGCGGTCGCGCTCATCCCGCAGACCTGGTCGACCGCAGCGTACGAGCGGCTGTTCCTGCGCTCGGACTTCCCGCTGTGGTTCCGGAACTCCGTGATCGTCACGCTCGTGGTGACACTCGGGCGGGTGTTCATCAACTCGCTGGCGGGGTACGCCCTGGCGCGGCTGCGGTTCCGCGGACGCGGGCTGGTGTTCGCCGGGCTGGTCGCCGTCATGGCCGTGCCGAACGTCGTGCTGCTGATCCCGAAGTTCCTCGTCATCAAGCAGGTCGGCATCTACAACTCGTTCGCGGGGCTGATCGTCCCGCTGCTCGCGGACGCCGCCGGGATCTTCATCATGAAGAACTTCTTCGAGTCGATCCCCCGGAGCGTCGAGGAGGCCGCCCGCCTCGACGGTGCCGGCACGTTCCGGGTGTTCTGGTCCGTGGTGCTGCCCATGGCCCGGCCCGCGGTCGTCACGCTGGTGATCCTCTCGTTCCAGGGGTCGTGGAACGAGCTCGCGCACTTCATCGTCGCGTCGCAGGACCCGCAGCTCGTCACCCTGACCAAGGGCGTCGCGCAGCTCGCATCCGGGCAGCTCTCCCAGGGCAACCAGTACCCGCTCAAGCTCGCGGCCGCGGCGATCATGACCATCCCGGTCGCCGTGCTGTTCTTCGTCTTCCAGCGGCGGATCATGAACCAGAGCGCTGGTGCCGTGAAGGAGTAG
- a CDS encoding GuaB1 family IMP dehydrogenase-related protein produces MRFLPGHQPSSDLTYGDVFLVPSRSEVASRFDVDLSAPDGTGTTIPVVVANMTAVAGRRMAETVARRGGIAVLPQDVPADVVADVVASVKAKHTVVESAVVVSPQDTVHTALTLIGKRSHGAAVVVVDDRPVGVVTPADCEGVDRFTQVADVMTSRPTTVDLSVVESGGPAGLEAAFEQLHASRRKFTPVVQDGRLVGVLTQVGALRSSVYTPALDARGRLRVAAAVGVNGDVKGKAAALLDAEVDVLVVDTAHGHQRKMLDALEAVRSLDPRVPVVAGNVVTAEGTRDLISAGADIVKVGVGPGAMCTTRMMTAVGRPQFSAVLECATEARRLGKHVWADGGVRHPRDVALALAAGASQVMVGSWFAGTHESPGDLHADGDGRLYKESFGMASARAVAARTRGGSAFDRARKALYEEGISSSRMYLDADRPGVEDLLDRITSGVRSSCTYVGATSLEEFAERATVGIQSAAGYDEGRPLPDGW; encoded by the coding sequence ATGCGCTTCCTGCCCGGGCACCAGCCCTCGTCCGACCTGACGTACGGCGACGTCTTCCTCGTCCCGTCGCGTTCCGAGGTCGCGTCCCGCTTCGACGTCGACCTGTCGGCGCCCGACGGCACCGGCACGACCATCCCCGTGGTCGTCGCCAACATGACCGCCGTCGCCGGCCGGCGCATGGCCGAGACCGTCGCCCGCCGCGGCGGTATCGCGGTGCTCCCCCAGGACGTCCCGGCCGACGTCGTCGCGGACGTCGTCGCCTCGGTCAAGGCGAAGCACACCGTGGTGGAGAGCGCCGTCGTCGTCTCCCCGCAGGACACCGTGCACACCGCGCTGACGCTGATCGGCAAGCGGTCGCACGGCGCGGCGGTCGTCGTCGTGGACGACCGGCCCGTCGGCGTCGTCACCCCCGCCGACTGCGAGGGCGTCGACCGGTTCACCCAGGTCGCCGACGTCATGACCTCCCGGCCGACCACGGTGGACCTGTCCGTCGTCGAGTCCGGCGGCCCCGCGGGCCTCGAGGCGGCGTTCGAGCAGCTGCACGCGTCGCGGCGCAAGTTCACGCCGGTCGTCCAGGACGGGCGGCTGGTCGGCGTGCTCACCCAGGTCGGCGCGCTGCGGTCCTCGGTCTACACGCCCGCGCTCGACGCCCGCGGCCGGCTGCGGGTCGCCGCGGCCGTCGGCGTGAACGGCGACGTCAAGGGCAAGGCCGCCGCGCTGCTCGACGCCGAGGTCGACGTGCTCGTGGTCGACACCGCGCACGGGCACCAGCGCAAGATGCTGGACGCGCTCGAGGCCGTCCGGTCGCTCGACCCGCGGGTCCCCGTCGTCGCGGGCAACGTCGTCACCGCCGAGGGCACGCGCGACCTCATCAGCGCGGGCGCGGACATCGTCAAGGTCGGCGTCGGCCCGGGCGCGATGTGCACCACCCGCATGATGACCGCCGTCGGGCGGCCGCAGTTCTCCGCCGTGCTGGAGTGCGCCACCGAGGCGCGCCGGCTCGGCAAGCACGTGTGGGCCGACGGCGGCGTCCGGCACCCCCGCGACGTGGCGCTCGCCCTCGCGGCCGGGGCGTCGCAGGTGATGGTCGGCTCGTGGTTCGCCGGGACGCACGAGTCCCCCGGCGACCTGCACGCCGACGGCGACGGCCGGCTCTACAAGGAGAGCTTCGGCATGGCGTCCGCGCGGGCCGTCGCGGCGCGCACCCGCGGCGGGTCGGCGTTCGACCGGGCGCGCAAGGCCCTGTACGAGGAGGGCATCTCCTCCTCGCGGATGTACCTCGACGCGGACCGCCCGGGCGTGGAGGACCTGCTGGACCGGATCACCTCCGGCGTGCGGTCCTCCTGCACCTACGTCGGCGCGACGAGCCTGGAGGAGTTCGCCGAGCGCGCGACGGTCGGCATCCAGTCCGCCGCCGGCTACGACGAGGGCCGCCCGCTGCCCGACGGCTGGTGA